GTTGGTATGCTCTGAAATCAGACCTGGTCCAAAATTATCTTATCCCGCAAGTCAATGAATTTTTGACCTCTGAAGAAAACGCCGAAACGCCGGTAAAACATTCCTTTATTATTCGAAATCCCATTGAAGCACCCGAAGATGTCGATAAAGTCCTCATCCAGGACACCATTTTTCAGCTGACAAACGACTTACGACATGAACAAGGCGCGGAGCCATTGACGCGTAACGATGCGTTAATCCAAGTAGCAGATTTACGTGCCGTTGAAAATGAAACCAGCTTCTCTCACACCCGTCCCGACAATACGCCTTTCTACACAGCTTTGGAAAGTCGCTATGACTACCAGAGAGCCGGTGAAAACTTGGCTATGGGAACGTATCACGGAACGAATGAAGAAATGGCTACCTTCCTCTTCGATGGATGGGTCGAGAGCCAAGGTCACTATGAGAACATGATTGAACCTCTTTTCTCTGAAATCGGAATCGGGGTTCATTATGATGGTGAAATGCTTTATTTAGTTCAAATATTTGGAACCCCACGTTAAGCTGAGCTCGAAATAATATCCGGCCTCGCATCCACTGAGATGCTGAGCCGGATATTTTTCACCCTTTAGTCTTCATCCTTCACGTCTGGGTCTTCAGGAATCGGCGTTTGGTAATATTCATCACGTTCCCGTTTTTTCTTTTCCATTTCTCTAAGAAAAAGATTGAACTGCTCTTGATAAATTAATACTTCGTCATCCACCACTAACGTCCGAATTTGTTGCTCGCGAATCAGACGGATAATCTCATTAACCGGTAAGTTTAAGTACTCTGCTGTTTGCTCAATGGTCAGATACATGGTTCGTCTCCTCCATTAACTGGCGATAAATATTCTCCGCATCTTGAATGTGAATCGGCTCTTCGATGTGACGGTCCTGATCAATCGGAAAGTCCGGAATTGCTTCCGCCCCCGCTGTAATGAGCAGATATTTCTTCCCGTCGACTTGGCCGATAGAGGCCAGACAAAGCCCAGCTTGTTCCGTGAAGCCTGTCTTCCCACCAATTACTGTACCAATCAGCTCTGGGTATTTAAGTAGCGAGTTGAAAACCGTGCTGTTCATTAAGAAGCCCTCTTCATTGATATTCGTAGGCGCTACTTCATGTTGCAAAGTCGTGAATATTTCGTAGAACACAGGATTTTGTAAAGCTCGATACGTCAACGTGGCAATGTCTGCCACACTGGAAACATTTTTCACGTCATGCAAACCCGTTGCATTCGTATAGTGTGTATGTGACAAGCCCAACTCTGCGGCTTTTTCATTCATCAAGGTCACAAACTCCGCTTCCGATCCGGCAATCAGGTAGGCCAACGCTAAGCAAGCATCTGCACCAGATGGCAAAATAGCACCATACAGAAGTTCCCCAACAGTCGTCACTTCGTCTTCCACGAAACCGGTAATCGAAGCTCTGGCTTCGTAGAGCCCTTCAAAATACGCTTCTTCCATTTTCACTTTTTGATTGAAATCGACGACATGATCCAACGCAACCAAAACCGTCATAATCTTTGTCAGAGAAGCCGGAAAGATACGTTCTGTACTCCCTTTTTCCGCCACTGTTTCGCCCGTTTGATAATCAATCAGAATCACATTGGGACTCTTTACCTTCGTAAAGTCAATCCGACTTGCCTCTGCTTTTGGCACGATAATCTCAGGCACGAGCGGCACAATCTCTGTGGCTTTTTCAACAACAGTGGTTTTATTTACAAAGCCTACCAACTCTGAATGATTGTAAAGCGAATACGCACTGATGGCTGCCAAACTCAAAATCGTATTGCGAATAAAACGTGATTGTCTCTTTTTTCGCTTTCTTTTACTCGTTCTCCCCATTGTCTGCCTCCTTTCAAATGAAAGAAATAGACTACTTCAGAAAGCAGTCTATCTCTATCTTTGACTATTACATTCTCTCAGGCGCTTTAACACCTAATAGGCGTAAGCTTTCTTGCAAAATAACACTTGTCGCTTTAACAAGAACAAGACGCGCGTTACGTTCTTCGTCCTCAACCAATACTTTTGTATTTGCATAGTAACGGTTGAATGCTTGTGACAATTGCAGTGAATATTTTGCAATCACAGATGGTTCGAATTTCTCAAATGAAGACATAATGATATCTGGGAAGCTGTTAATCAACTTCAACACACCCCATGCATAATCATCAGCTAAATGAAGCGGTGCAGCCAAGTCCAATTCCACTCCTGCTTTACGTAAAATACTCAAAGCACGTGCGTTTGTATATTGAACATATGGTCCTGTTTCGCCTTCGAATTGGACAACTTCTTCTAGTACAAAGTCGAAGTTATTCAAACGGTCGTTTCTCAAGTCGTGGAAAACAACAGCGCCGACGCCGACTTGTTTTGCCACATCTTCTTTATTTTCCAATGTTGGGTTTTTAAGATTAATTTGTTCCAGAGCAAGGGATGTTGCTTCGTTTAGAACTTCTTCCAGCAAAATCACTTTTCCTTTACGTGTTGAAAGTTTCTTACCACCTTGTGTAATCAAACCAAATGGAATGTGGTGCATGTCATCTGCCCAATCATAGCCCATTTCTTTTAGAACTGCTTTTAATTGTTTGAAGTGGTTCGATTGTTCATTTCCTACTGCGTAGAGCGACAATGCGAAGTCATACGTACGCTTACGGTAGATAGCAGCTGCTAGGTCACGCGTAATATATAAAGTTGCGCCGTCAGATTTTTTAATCAAAGCCGGATTTAAGTTGTATTTTTCCAAATCAACGATTGTTGCACCGCGATCTTGTGTCAACACACCTTTTTCTTCCAACAATGCAATGACTTCATCCATTTTATCGTTGTAGAATGCTTCTCCGTTGAATGAATCGAATTGAATATCAAGCATGTCGTATACAGTCATGAATTCTTTCAAGGACTCAGAACGGAAACGTGTCCATAGCTCTGTTGCTTCTTGATCGCCATCTTCCAGTTTCTTGAACCACGCACGTGCTTCATCTTCCAATTCAGGTTGCTCTTCTGCTACTTCGTGGAATTGTACGTAAAGTTTCAATAGTTCCGCAATTGGATTTTGCTCAACTTTTTCAACGTCTCCCCATTTTTTATAGGCAACGATTAGTTTACCGAATTGCGTACCCCAGTCACCCAAGTGGTTGATTTTGACAGGTTTGTAACCTACTTTTTCAACGATGTTTGCCAATGCATTCCCAATTACTGTTGAACGTAAGTGTCCCATTGACATTGGTTTTGCGATGTTAGGTGAAGACATATCAATTGGAACGGTTTGGCCTTTTCCGTAATCTGATTGGCCGTAATCATCTTTTTGCGTTACAACTTCTTTCAGAATTTCAGCACTGATTACTTCTTTATTTAAGAAGAAGTTTAAGTACGGTCCAACTGGTTCTGTCTTAGAAATAGCTGGGCTGTCAATCTTCTCTGCCAAATCTTGAGCAATCATTTGTGGTGCTTTACGGAAAGTTTTTGCTAAAGAAAACGCTGGGAAGGCAATATCCCCATGTTCTGCGTGCTTCGGTTTTTCCAACAAGCCATATACTTGTTCTTCGCTCAAATGCTCTGCAACATGACGGTGTATTTCGTTTGCTACCAATTTTTTTAAATCCATTATTATGCTCCCTTTTCCTTTTCATTAAAAAAACATCTCCCTTTGCCCCTGCAAAAGAGAGACGTCGGTTCGTTGTCCTCTAAAAATGTCTCACACTTCGTACTTGAATAAATTAAACAAACTGCTCTGTATCCCTATTAATATAGCAAGAAACTATTTAAAAGTCCATTGCTTCTTGCAAAAAAATGGTGTCTGGCTGTCGTTTCTTATACAATGAAGAAAAGGAGTGGATGAAGATACCTTGGACTGAAAATGATTATCCGAACAGTTGGAAAAATCTTACTGCTGATACGCGTAGAAAGGCCATTGATATTGCCAACGCCATGCTCGCCGACGGGTATAAAGACGCAGACGCTATCCCTATTGCAACGGCTCAAGCAAAAAAATGGGCGGAAACTGCTACTGAGTCCGACAAAAAGTCGCTTCGAAGTAAAGATTTATCCGATCACGTGAAAAACACGGATGATAAAGGTGCCATTTATCTTGAGCAAGACGTTCATGTCCGCTACATCCCTGACAAAGAACATTGGGAAGTGAAAACAGAAGGTGCAACCCGTGCCTCAGATACTTTCCCCACAAAGAAAGAAGCTGAGAAACGCGCGCGAGAAATCACTGACAACCGTGATACGAAAGCCATTTTACATACAAAAAAAGAAGCAGAGTCCTAAGATTCTGCTTCTTTCTCTTTCATTTCATACGCATAGACAATTGTCAGCGCATCATTATATTCTTTCACTTCATCAAACAATTGTAAAAGTGATTTGCCATATCGTCCCAAATTTTCTTCGATTGCTTGGGGGTGTTGTACCGTAATTATTTTCTCGGTAAAATCTGTGGTCAAGCAGTCCCATAAGGCATCCAAGTTTCTTCCGTAATGTTCCGGAAGGTCTAATTTATCTTTTAATAAGGTGTGCGTTGTGGCTTTATCGACAAAGGTCCGCCCATCTAAAAGAATATTTTGCATCCTTATTCCTCCCCGTATAACTGTTCGAAAGATTCGTAATGATCAGCGGTATAGTAAATCAGACCATCATTAGAAAAGACAATCCGCTCTGCATTCCGATAGCCACCTTCGTAATTAATGTCCGCTTCGTAGTAATCGCGTCCCGCCTCTTCCGGCAACAATCCCTCACGATTACCGAAATAATCGCCACCGATAGACATCCCCTCTGCAACTTCCCAGAGATTGCCTTTTGCATTATCCCAACCCAATTCACGTGCTTCGTTCTTGGTTAGGTAATTCGGTGGTAATTCTTCATATAAATAAATATATTCTGCTACTTCCTCCTTGGAACTGTACCATTCACCAGAGGTAACAGATTCCATTTCCGTAATCTCATTTTCTAGATAGTCTACGCTTGTACAGGCCGTCAGGAAAAGAAAGAGAAGCGGTATAAGCATTCTTTTCAGAAATTTCACGTTTTTTTCACAAACCTTTCTGAGCAAGATGGACACGTAATCGCGATTTTACCTTTTCCTTTCGGAACCCGCACTTTTTGTTTGCAGTTGGGACACGTATAGAAACGGTATGTTTTTCGTTGGTTAAACTGCTTTTGTTTTTGGTCTACCAAGTTCTTTTGACCGTTGAAATAATTGATAATGCGATTACGGAATGCATGATACTTTCTATTCTGTTGATAGAATTTCTGTTTATCTTTCATAAAGGTACGTGCGTACATTAAGACAATGATAATAAAACCAATCCAGGTAATGATTGGGCTACTTAATAAAAATCCAGCTAATCCAATGACTGCACCTGTTTTTAGGAGGAACTTTGATAAATCGTCGAAGCCATTTGTTTGGCGCATAATATTTTGAATCCACGGTAAAAACTTATTCATAGCATAACATCCTTCTTTTATACTTCATTAATACATACAGTATAACAAATTATCTACCTCTTAATAAATAGTTGTGTCACAGACAAAAAAATAAACCTGGAGCTGGGCCCAGGTTCGCTGTTATTAACTATTCGCTGTTATTTCGTCCACTTTACCTTCAACATATTCTCTTACTTTTCCTTGAGACATATTGAATACGACTGCAAACTCACCGTATAACAAGTCTTCTGCTTTACGAAGGAAAAACTTATCGGTTTGACCCATTTTCTTATTTTTCTCTTCAGCAACTGAGCCTTTGTGATAGATGGATTTGATTAATTGGATTAAATCTTCACAATTATTTTCTTGAAGGGTTTCGGTATATTTATTTTTTAAGATAGCAGCGTTCGTCGGGCCACCCGTTTCAGCCTTAATAGAAGGAATTTGTTTGATTAGATCTTCTGCTGTTTCCCTCGAAATCACAGGCCGTATGAAAACTTTCGTATCAACTGGCGTATAAACCTTACCGTTCCGATTGACTGGCTGAAGTACATAATAGGGCCTCTCTTTTCCAGACTTCGTAAAATCCATCATCTCAATTGCCTCTACCTGACATACGCCTTCATTACCATAAACAACATAATCTTTTACTTGGTACAATGGTATTCCTCCTTATAGACTTCAAGCCAGAACAAGAGGCGGACTGCTCCGCCTCTCATTTCCTACACTTATAAACACATTATACCACATTTGTTGATTTTTAGTAAGTCGATGGAAAACAACACCTATCTGCCGTTATCCATACGTCACAATCCGCGACTTAATTATTTGTGCAATACAGGTCCTTTACGCATAAATCTACCGTCATTTTTCGCTACAGCATTTGTATTATGCTTTGCTCTAGCTTCAGATTTTTTGTTTTTAATTAATTCCATCATTTTTTGTTTTGCATCCATTTTCTACACCGCCATCCTCTTTCTAATCTTTGCTATTCTACCACCAATAGTTTGAAATTACGATAAAAATAAGAAAGTGCTAACTCAAAACTAAAATCCAAAATGCCGTTTGAGTTAGCACTTTAGCTGAGAAAACGCTGACTCAAAACAATATTACGGTCTGAGTCGTCACTTTCACCCAAAAACGCTGACTCAAAACAATATTACGGTTTGAGTCATCACTTTCACCCAAAATCGCTGACTCAAAACGATATTACGGTTTGAGTCGTCACTTTCACCCAAAAACGCTGACTCAAAACGATATTACGGTCTGAGTCGTCACTTTTACCCAAAAACGCTGACTCAAAACGATATTACGGTTTGAGTCATCACTTTCACCCAAAATCGCTGACTCAAAACGATATTACGGTCTGAGTCGTCACTTTCACCCAAAATCGCTGACTCAAAATGATATTACGGTCCGAGTCGTCACTTTTACCCAAAAACGCTGACTCAAAACAATATTACGGTCTGAGTCAGCGTTTTTTATTTGTACTAAAAAACCCCTTGGAGAGGGGGCTCTCCAAGGGGTTTGTAGTTGCTAGAATAATTCAGTATAACCTAATTCTACTAAGTGATCGTATGAAACTTTCAAGCTTTCAAATGGATCAACTCCGTAAGTGTCGTCTTGTTCAACGAGCAAGTAACGCACACCTGATGAAAGTGATTCTTCGATAATCTCTTTCAACGGTAACGAACCTGTTCCTAATTCTGCGAATTCAATCAAGTTAACGAAGCTGTTCATGAACGAGTCTACTTCACCTTTATACAAAGCATCGAATGCTTCTTTAGGTAATTCGCCAATGCGGTAGTCTTTCAAGTGAATTAATTCAACTTTTCCTTTGTAGTCACGGATTACTTCTAATGGATCTGCTCCACCACGTTGAATCCAGTGAACGTCCAATTCGAAACCTAGTAAAGGTGCTTTTTCGCGAATGATATCTAATAAGAATTTACCATCATATTTGCGGAATTCCACATGGTGGTTATGGTAGTACAAAGTAATACCATCTCCTTTTAGCTTTTGAGTCACTTCATTGACTTTTTCACAGAACTCCAATACTAAATCAAGACTTGCCATTGCTGAGATTGGCAGCATACCGATACGAAGTAAGTCAGCATTAACTGCTTTACAATCTGCTACGATTTTGTCATAGTGTGTTGTCAGCGATTCGCCACCTTCAACTTGCGGCTCTAGAGAAGCACTCATAGCAGCTACTTCCATACCGAAATCTTCGCACGCTTTTTTGATTGCAGCGATGTTTTCAGGACTTGTTTCTACTTGTGAAATTTCGACTGATTTGTAACCAATCTCTGATAAACGCTTCATTGTTTCATAGACACCAAGCTCTTGAAACTGTTGTTTAACCGTTGAGCCTTGAACACCAATTTTTGCCATAATTTCTATTCCCTCCAAATTAAGCTTTTGTATCGAATTTACCTTCTTCTTTAATACGCTCGTTCAATAGTTCTAAGTATTGATCTGAATCGTGGTCGTACGCTACTTCTTGGCCTAACCAATCTGATAAGTGCATGGCATTTGCCAAGCGTACGCCGTTAATACCTTCTGCACCAGGTGCTAGTAAGTCTGTCCCTTTTACGATGTGACTCGCAAAGTTATTAATTACTTCGATATGTTGATCACCAAATGCTTGTGTAAATTCTTCTGTAGTCACTGTATACATTTCATCTGCATCCAATTGACCCATGAATAACTTCATAACATCTTCCATAGCCATGTTTTCTGACAATTCAGCTTCAGGCTTCTTAAGTTGAGTTAATGTCATTTTCTTAGAATCTTCTACAATAATCTTACCTTTTGTACCAAAGATTTCAAGACGGTCTGTACCCGTTAGGTCGTTAGTACATGTGATGAATGAACCTGTAGCGCCATTACCAAAGTCCAATAACGCGTTTACTTCGTTCTCAACAACAATGTCACGTCCTGCACCGTATGTCATTTTAGCAAATACTTTTTCTGGCTTTCCACAAATCCATTGTAGCAAGTCCAATTGGTGAGGTGCTTGGTTAACGAGAACCCCGCCACCTTCGCCGCCCCATGTTGCACGCCAGTTACTTTGGTTGTAGTATCCTTGCGGTCTCCACCAAGTTGTAATGAACCAGGTTGCACGTTGCAATTCGCCAATTGCTCCAGCTTCCATCAATTCTTTAACACGACGGTACAATGGGTTTGTACGTTGGTTGAAGAAGATTGCAAATGTCGTTTCAGGATTTTGTTCAGCTGTTTCGATTAAGCGCAAAACTTCTTTTGTATAAACGCCTGCTGGTTTTTCACCTAGTAAGTGGATGCCGCGCTCAAGTGCGTCGATACCCATGCCAACGTGTTCGTAGTGAGGAACAGTTGTAACAATTGCGTTAACTAAACCGGACTCCAACAAGTCCAAGTAGTTATCAAAGAAAGGCATGCCTGGGAAGTCTTCCGCTACTTTATCTTTTTTAGCTGGGTCATTATCACAAATTGCAACCAATTCAACTAAGTCTGATTTTACACGCTCATCTTTTGTTTTGAAAAAGTTAGCATACATGCCACCTTCTGCACCATAACCGATAATTCCTAATTTAACCTTCTCTACCATTTTACATTTCTCCTTGTTCTATATTATTTTTCCGATATTCACTCGGTGTTATTCCAATATTTTTTTTGAAAAAGCGACTGAAATGCGCTTCACTCTTAAATCCACAATCAGCTGATATTTCTCGAATTGATTCGTCCGGTCGTTCAATTAAGAAGTTACGGGCTTGAGAAAGTCGATAATTCATTAGATAATTCATCACTGTATTGCCAGTGATATCTTTGAATAAATGTGACATATACGATTTGGTCAATCCGACTTCGTACGCGACATCTTCTACTGTAATAGAGCGAGCGAAATTTGAGAAAAGATAATTCGATATCTTCTCAACCATTTTGGTTTTGTCATCTCGCAACGTATCTTCTTTCTTAACACGCGTTTCCTTCGATTCATACATATAGATAAGTAACTGAGCAACCATGAGTTTCATCTTTGCTTCTTCCACAGGTGTATATTCTTGCACCACACCTTCTGTATATTCGCCAAAAACGGCCTCAATATCTCGGAACATACCTTCAACGGTGGCCTCGCCTTTCTTGGAAAACTGACGAAGTGTTCCTTTTTTACTCTCATCGAAGAGCGTCAGAACTTCTTCAACCTGTAATTCTTTAAGAAGCGGTTGAATCCAATCTGTTCTAAATTTCAGTAACGAGCGTTCATATGCTAAGGGATCTCCAAAGACATACGCTTTATGAACAACATTACCGTCGAGCATCAATAAGTTCCCTGGTTGCAGATAATAAAATTGATTATCCACGAGGAAGCGACAATTGCCACCATGCAACAACAGTAATTCATTTGAATCATGCGTATTGAAGTCTAGTTCATAAGTAATTCCCTTCTGTCTAGTAGCAACTACAAAATCCTGCAAGGTTGCTTGCCCCTTTCATATGACCTGATTCTATTATAGTCTTTAACCGTTTTCATAACCATGACCTACTCTGTTTTCTTTTATCTTTAATTTGACTCAAAATGCGATTTTTGTCAACCTTTACGGTTAAAAGCTATTATTTACTATATATTGCGGCCATTTAATTATTTACTTTCGGCTATTAATTGATTTTTTAGTCACTTTAACGCTATTTTATCAATTTAACAATACTCTGGATTGTCTCCTATTTTTCGTTTTTGTTTTATATTGGCGTTTTAAATTACTAGTACTTTTTTCACAAAACAGTATTGACGTTGAATGAAGCGGTTTCTAAGTTTGCGGTTATTTTTAAATTAAAAACGCTTTATACGAAATTCCGCATTTTGAGAATACTTTCCAGAGGATAAAAGGCGACTGAGAGAGTTTATTCCTTCTTAGGTTCCTTTTATAAGAACGTAAAGAGGACCGGGAAAATCCCGGTCCTCTGCTACATTATTCTACTGTGTCTTCTTCTAATTGATTCACTGTTTCTAAGAAGGCTGCACGCGGTTCGTTGGCTTCTATTTCACCTATCGGCTCGAAGTAGTTGCCGATGATATTGATATGTTGTTGGTGATTAATGAACGTAACTGGTGCGTCACCGCCATATTCCCCGTCCAAATTCAACATCATTCGATTCGTATCGTGGGAGCGTACTTTCACAAAACTAGTTTTTGCATACAGAACTTGTGGGTGGTCAAAGTGCTTGCCACCATTTAGAACAGCCGACAAAATTTGCAGAATTTCAAAAATATTCGCTGTTTTAATAACAAATAGTGAAAATTTTCCGTCCCCAAGCAGAATGTTGGGATCTAACATTTCGAAACCACCTGTCGAATTGGTCATTGCCACAAAGAACATCGATGCTTTGCCATCATACACACCGCCTTCGTATTCGATATGCATATGAATCGGGCGAACGCTTGGCAACAATTCCGCTCCTTTAACTAAATAAGCCAGGTACCCGAAGGCCGTTTTCAGTTTTGCAGGAACTTGGTACGTTAAATCGGTCAAGTATCCGCCTGCCGCGATGTTTACAAAATAGTGATCATTGGCCTGCCCAATATCCATTGGGATGATGTGATTCGCAGCGATAACTCTAGCAGCATCTACTAAATTATTGCGCGGTATCTTCAATGCACGTGCGTAATCATTAGTGGTGCCGGCTGGTATGATACCGATTTTCGGTCGCTTCTCCAGATCAGCAATCCCATTGATAACGTCATTTACAGTGCCGTCTCCTCCAGCAGCTACAATCAAATCAAAACCTGCTATAGCAGCACGTCTTGCTTCATTTGCTGCAGAGTTCGGTTCTGGTTTCGTTGGAAATGCGCTTGCTTCATAGCCTGCATCTTCCAATATTTCCAAAATATCCAACATGGCTTTTTTTAATTGTTCGCGTCCGGAAGACGGATTATATATAACTCTTGCTCTCATTAGTGACAGCCCTACTTTCAACTTTCTTCGTTCTCATTAAATACGTTGGCTATTATAACACAATCTCTTTCGGTTTTACTATTATTGGCATTATTCACACCATTCTGTGTTCGCATTTGAGCACGTAACCTACGGGAGCACACAAATAGAAAGAGACTGGGGAACTTGTGAACTGCCCCCTGTCAAGTAGACAGGTAAAAAAACAAAGTATTTTAGACCATGCATGTAAAAATGTGTGGTCTTTTTTTGTAGCGTTTATGCAATCATTTGTAGAATCTTCTCTTCCGTAGGAATCGCTAATCCCATATCCAAAGTAACGCGTTCATTGTTGAAGAACGCGATGTATGCCTTGATTTTCCGGTCTAAGTACGCTGGTCTGTCAAACGTATCCAGGTTAAACATCTCCACCTTGAGGGTACCCCAAAAGCCTTCCATAGGGCCGTTGTCAATACATTTCGAGACGCGTGACATACTATGGATTATCTGGTGATCTTTAATCATCTTGTTAAAGGCATGGGAGGTGTACTGGGAACCGCGGTCGCTATGAATCAGTGTGGTTTCAGGCTTTACATCACCCAAAATCTGCTTTAGTGTATCCAGTACTAACGGGTTGTCATTGCGGTGACTGGTTTTATAAGCCACGATTTTCTTTGACCCGAGGTCATAAATAGCGCTCAGGTAACGTTTTGTCCCATTGGTCAACCGGAATTCCGTGACATCCGTCAATAACTTTTCCATGGG
This genomic interval from Jeotgalibaca porci contains the following:
- a CDS encoding DUF2188 domain-containing protein → MKIPWTENDYPNSWKNLTADTRRKAIDIANAMLADGYKDADAIPIATAQAKKWAETATESDKKSLRSKDLSDHVKNTDDKGAIYLEQDVHVRYIPDKEHWEVKTEGATRASDTFPTKKEAEKRAREITDNRDTKAILHTKKEAES
- a CDS encoding RING finger protein; the protein is MNKFLPWIQNIMRQTNGFDDLSKFLLKTGAVIGLAGFLLSSPIITWIGFIIIVLMYARTFMKDKQKFYQQNRKYHAFRNRIINYFNGQKNLVDQKQKQFNQRKTYRFYTCPNCKQKVRVPKGKGKIAITCPSCSERFVKKT
- a CDS encoding CAP domain-containing protein, with the protein product MWPQFKRLMIFLILILAGWYALKSDLVQNYLIPQVNEFLTSEENAETPVKHSFIIRNPIEAPEDVDKVLIQDTIFQLTNDLRHEQGAEPLTRNDALIQVADLRAVENETSFSHTRPDNTPFYTALESRYDYQRAGENLAMGTYHGTNEEMATFLFDGWVESQGHYENMIEPLFSEIGIGVHYDGEMLYLVQIFGTPR
- the argS gene encoding arginine--tRNA ligase translates to MDLKKLVANEIHRHVAEHLSEEQVYGLLEKPKHAEHGDIAFPAFSLAKTFRKAPQMIAQDLAEKIDSPAISKTEPVGPYLNFFLNKEVISAEILKEVVTQKDDYGQSDYGKGQTVPIDMSSPNIAKPMSMGHLRSTVIGNALANIVEKVGYKPVKINHLGDWGTQFGKLIVAYKKWGDVEKVEQNPIAELLKLYVQFHEVAEEQPELEDEARAWFKKLEDGDQEATELWTRFRSESLKEFMTVYDMLDIQFDSFNGEAFYNDKMDEVIALLEEKGVLTQDRGATIVDLEKYNLNPALIKKSDGATLYITRDLAAAIYRKRTYDFALSLYAVGNEQSNHFKQLKAVLKEMGYDWADDMHHIPFGLITQGGKKLSTRKGKVILLEEVLNEATSLALEQINLKNPTLENKEDVAKQVGVGAVVFHDLRNDRLNNFDFVLEEVVQFEGETGPYVQYTNARALSILRKAGVELDLAAPLHLADDYAWGVLKLINSFPDIIMSSFEKFEPSVIAKYSLQLSQAFNRYYANTKVLVEDEERNARLVLVKATSVILQESLRLLGVKAPERM
- a CDS encoding barstar family protein, which produces MQNILLDGRTFVDKATTHTLLKDKLDLPEHYGRNLDALWDCLTTDFTEKIITVQHPQAIEENLGRYGKSLLQLFDEVKEYNDALTIVYAYEMKEKEAES
- a CDS encoding sugar phosphate isomerase/epimerase family protein — translated: MAKIGVQGSTVKQQFQELGVYETMKRLSEIGYKSVEISQVETSPENIAAIKKACEDFGMEVAAMSASLEPQVEGGESLTTHYDKIVADCKAVNADLLRIGMLPISAMASLDLVLEFCEKVNEVTQKLKGDGITLYYHNHHVEFRKYDGKFLLDIIREKAPLLGFELDVHWIQRGGADPLEVIRDYKGKVELIHLKDYRIGELPKEAFDALYKGEVDSFMNSFVNLIEFAELGTGSLPLKEIIEESLSSGVRYLLVEQDDTYGVDPFESLKVSYDHLVELGYTELF
- a CDS encoding D-alanyl-D-alanine carboxypeptidase family protein produces the protein MGRTSKRKRKKRQSRFIRNTILSLAAISAYSLYNHSELVGFVNKTTVVEKATEIVPLVPEIIVPKAEASRIDFTKVKSPNVILIDYQTGETVAEKGSTERIFPASLTKIMTVLVALDHVVDFNQKVKMEEAYFEGLYEARASITGFVEDEVTTVGELLYGAILPSGADACLALAYLIAGSEAEFVTLMNEKAAELGLSHTHYTNATGLHDVKNVSSVADIATLTYRALQNPVFYEIFTTLQHEVAPTNINEEGFLMNSTVFNSLLKYPELIGTVIGGKTGFTEQAGLCLASIGQVDGKKYLLITAGAEAIPDFPIDQDRHIEEPIHIQDAENIYRQLMEETNHVSDH
- a CDS encoding ribonuclease domain-containing protein; the protein is MESVTSGEWYSSKEEVAEYIYLYEELPPNYLTKNEARELGWDNAKGNLWEVAEGMSIGGDYFGNREGLLPEEAGRDYYEADINYEGGYRNAERIVFSNDGLIYYTADHYESFEQLYGEE
- a CDS encoding CarD family transcriptional regulator → MYQVKDYVVYGNEGVCQVEAIEMMDFTKSGKERPYYVLQPVNRNGKVYTPVDTKVFIRPVISRETAEDLIKQIPSIKAETGGPTNAAILKNKYTETLQENNCEDLIQLIKSIYHKGSVAEEKNKKMGQTDKFFLRKAEDLLYGEFAVVFNMSQGKVREYVEGKVDEITANS
- a CDS encoding helix-turn-helix domain-containing protein, with protein sequence MYLTIEQTAEYLNLPVNEIIRLIREQQIRTLVVDDEVLIYQEQFNLFLREMEKKKRERDEYYQTPIPEDPDVKDED
- a CDS encoding Gfo/Idh/MocA family protein; protein product: MVEKVKLGIIGYGAEGGMYANFFKTKDERVKSDLVELVAICDNDPAKKDKVAEDFPGMPFFDNYLDLLESGLVNAIVTTVPHYEHVGMGIDALERGIHLLGEKPAGVYTKEVLRLIETAEQNPETTFAIFFNQRTNPLYRRVKELMEAGAIGELQRATWFITTWWRPQGYYNQSNWRATWGGEGGGVLVNQAPHQLDLLQWICGKPEKVFAKMTYGAGRDIVVENEVNALLDFGNGATGSFITCTNDLTGTDRLEIFGTKGKIIVEDSKKMTLTQLKKPEAELSENMAMEDVMKLFMGQLDADEMYTVTTEEFTQAFGDQHIEVINNFASHIVKGTDLLAPGAEGINGVRLANAMHLSDWLGQEVAYDHDSDQYLELLNERIKEEGKFDTKA
- a CDS encoding helix-turn-helix domain-containing protein, yielding MQDFVVATRQKGITYELDFNTHDSNELLLLHGGNCRFLVDNQFYYLQPGNLLMLDGNVVHKAYVFGDPLAYERSLLKFRTDWIQPLLKELQVEEVLTLFDESKKGTLRQFSKKGEATVEGMFRDIEAVFGEYTEGVVQEYTPVEEAKMKLMVAQLLIYMYESKETRVKKEDTLRDDKTKMVEKISNYLFSNFARSITVEDVAYEVGLTKSYMSHLFKDITGNTVMNYLMNYRLSQARNFLIERPDESIREISADCGFKSEAHFSRFFKKNIGITPSEYRKNNIEQGEM